One genomic region from Sulfuriflexus mobilis encodes:
- a CDS encoding endonuclease III domain-containing protein, producing MRIRSVYQRLYKTYGPQQWWPADSRFEIMVGAVLTQNTAWVNVERAIANLKQASALSTEAILDSSHEQLAEWIRPSGYFNIKASRLRNFCQWYQQQGQYDRLKRLKTALLRQRLLMVNGVGPETADDIILYAFARKVFVIDAYTKRIFSRLGLSDPSAGYESLRAQFEKALSKESVKTFNEYHALIVVHGKDVCKVKPRCEQCCLARVCQRVGLD from the coding sequence ATGCGGATTCGATCCGTTTACCAGCGATTATACAAAACCTATGGTCCGCAACAGTGGTGGCCGGCCGATTCCCGTTTCGAGATCATGGTCGGTGCCGTGCTTACCCAAAACACCGCCTGGGTGAATGTGGAACGGGCCATTGCCAATCTCAAACAGGCCTCTGCCTTATCGACAGAGGCCATTCTTGACAGCTCACACGAACAACTCGCTGAGTGGATAAGGCCCTCAGGGTATTTCAATATCAAGGCAAGTCGCCTGCGAAACTTTTGTCAGTGGTATCAACAGCAGGGGCAATACGACAGACTGAAACGATTAAAGACTGCGCTATTGCGGCAGCGGTTGTTGATGGTCAATGGGGTTGGCCCGGAGACGGCCGACGACATTATTCTCTATGCCTTTGCACGCAAGGTCTTTGTTATTGATGCCTATACCAAACGCATCTTTTCGCGACTGGGCCTGAGCGATCCATCCGCTGGTTATGAAAGTCTGCGCGCACAGTTTGAAAAGGCGCTGAGCAAGGAATCGGTAAAGACCTTTAATGAGTATCACGCCTTGATCGTGGTACACGGTAAGGATGTCTGTAAGGTCAAACCCAGGTGTGAGCAGTGTTGCCTGGCGCGCGTCTGTCAGAGAGTGGGGCTGGATTAG
- a CDS encoding GGDEF domain-containing protein, whose translation MAILLHSEPTLRDAQNDSSQDSHGLQRPAPGTGIEWELNRKLQTSLDINQILNFFFEAVHTELACTHFSYDCPESGLELSQGKAKRHTCNYQLKLANESLGRLRFTRSRRFSEQDLQRVEELLCLLVYPLRNALMYKAALQQAMRDTLTGTLNRAAFDTMLAKEIEIAERHNNPLSLLVLDIDHFKNINDSFGHAMGDNALRAMVDRVNEKIRSSDIMFRYGGEEFTIILSNTGTDGALLLAERIREAIEEMLYINDDASIRITVSIGVSTLVTAESGSELFERADKALYEAKRTGRNQVLLAK comes from the coding sequence ATGGCTATACTTTTACACAGCGAACCTACCTTGCGAGACGCCCAGAATGACTCCAGTCAGGATTCTCATGGCCTGCAGCGCCCGGCGCCCGGCACGGGCATAGAGTGGGAACTGAATCGCAAGTTACAGACATCACTGGATATCAACCAAATCCTCAATTTCTTCTTCGAGGCCGTGCACACTGAGCTGGCCTGCACACATTTCAGTTACGATTGCCCGGAATCAGGACTTGAACTCAGCCAGGGCAAGGCCAAACGCCATACCTGCAATTACCAGTTAAAACTGGCCAATGAATCCCTCGGCCGCCTGCGGTTCACCCGTTCACGTCGTTTCAGTGAACAGGACCTGCAGCGTGTCGAGGAACTGCTCTGCCTGCTGGTCTATCCCCTGCGTAATGCCTTGATGTATAAGGCTGCTTTACAGCAGGCGATGCGCGATACCCTCACCGGCACCCTTAATCGCGCGGCCTTTGATACGATGCTCGCCAAGGAAATCGAGATCGCCGAACGACACAATAACCCGCTGTCACTACTGGTACTCGACATCGATCACTTCAAGAACATCAACGATAGCTTTGGTCATGCCATGGGTGACAATGCCCTGCGTGCCATGGTCGACCGCGTCAATGAAAAGATCCGTAGCTCCGACATCATGTTCCGCTACGGCGGTGAGGAATTCACCATTATCCTCAGCAATACCGGCACCGATGGAGCACTGTTACTGGCTGAACGTATCCGCGAGGCCATTGAAGAAATGCTTTATATTAATGATGATGCGAGCATACGTATTACCGTCAGTATCGGCGTCTCGACACTCGTTACCGCCGAGTCTGGAAGCGAGCTGTTTGAGCGTGCCGACAAGGCCCTTTATGAGGCCAAGCGCACCGGTCGTAACCAGGTATTACTCGCCAAATAA
- a CDS encoding YciK family oxidoreductase encodes MSPTAQIPSDYTASPELLKDRVILVTGAGDGIGRGVARAYAAHGATVILLGRTTHKLEAVYDEILAAGHPQPAIFPLELHKAGEAEYAGLIGGIATEFGRLDGVLHNAAELGSLTPIDHYSLELWQRTLMVNLTAPFMLTQACLPLLRQAPDAAILFSSTDRHEKTAAYWGAYGVSKQGLDAFMFILADELENNSAIRVNAINPGPLRTHLRSKAYPGENPNTLPEVSQILPAYLYLMGADSTGIRGQLLDAQKSG; translated from the coding sequence ATGAGCCCAACAGCACAGATCCCAAGCGACTACACAGCCAGTCCTGAACTGCTCAAGGATCGGGTGATTCTGGTGACCGGTGCCGGTGACGGGATCGGTCGCGGCGTCGCCCGGGCCTATGCCGCACACGGTGCGACGGTGATCCTGCTTGGCCGGACCACGCATAAGCTTGAGGCCGTGTATGACGAGATCCTCGCCGCCGGACATCCCCAACCGGCGATTTTCCCCCTCGAATTGCACAAGGCCGGTGAGGCGGAATATGCCGGGCTGATCGGTGGTATTGCCACGGAGTTTGGCCGCCTCGACGGGGTGCTGCACAATGCCGCTGAGCTCGGCAGCCTGACGCCTATCGATCATTACAGCCTGGAGCTGTGGCAACGCACACTCATGGTCAACCTGACCGCCCCCTTTATGCTGACCCAGGCCTGCCTGCCCTTGCTGCGCCAGGCACCGGACGCCGCCATTCTCTTTAGCAGTACCGACAGGCATGAAAAGACCGCCGCCTACTGGGGTGCCTACGGCGTATCCAAACAGGGACTGGACGCCTTTATGTTTATCCTCGCCGATGAACTGGAAAACAACTCGGCCATCCGGGTCAATGCCATTAACCCCGGCCCATTACGCACCCACCTGCGCAGCAAGGCCTACCCGGGTGAGAACCCGAACACCCTGCCCGAAGTCAGCCAGATTTTACCCGCCTACCTCTATCTAATGGGTGCTGACAGTACGGGCATTCGTGGCCAGCTGTTGGATGCCCAGAAAAGCGGCTAA